In Nocardia sputorum, a single genomic region encodes these proteins:
- a CDS encoding class I adenylate-forming enzyme family protein, protein MSQLLVEYPLTGPHVWDNPLARGADGVLRYGNLTPALTELLDLQVHAFGTREAVVEVGGPRLTYRELWHSASRIAGGLQEHGIGYGDRVAVHMPSGVRWVQAFLGALLSGAVPVLVHDGLPDAVAERVIADSRADFVLGHQGAETELPDGAAYIDDGAALGDLALLSYTSGTCTPKGVELTNENLLSAVRSVVAALDLPTDGLRNLVLLPLAHASGCVDQLLPTFAVGGTVVLTRDTRGMAEAITAERIDMVSATPRIFAGLLPELAELRAEGLCTEGIARISKAGHRAERAASPVAPVDLTAELRGVFPAARQWSVWGATETSGIGLAVDDAEQEDSPDATGVLGFPFGGTELALWGPRARAGHGELLCRGPNVTPRYWNDPTTTAARFTGTWFHTGDQVTIDADGLVRRGAVPAE, encoded by the coding sequence ATGTCGCAGTTGCTCGTCGAATATCCCCTCACCGGCCCGCACGTCTGGGACAACCCGCTAGCCCGCGGCGCCGACGGAGTGCTGCGCTACGGAAACCTCACGCCCGCGCTGACCGAACTGCTGGATCTGCAAGTGCACGCCTTCGGTACCCGCGAAGCCGTGGTCGAGGTCGGCGGCCCGCGCCTGACCTACCGGGAGCTGTGGCATTCGGCCTCCCGGATCGCGGGCGGCTTGCAGGAGCACGGGATCGGATACGGCGACCGGGTCGCCGTTCACATGCCTTCCGGCGTCCGGTGGGTGCAGGCATTCCTCGGCGCCTTGCTCAGCGGTGCGGTGCCCGTGCTGGTGCACGACGGGCTGCCCGACGCGGTGGCCGAGCGCGTGATCGCCGACAGCCGTGCCGATTTCGTGCTCGGCCACCAGGGCGCCGAGACCGAACTGCCCGACGGGGCCGCCTACATCGATGACGGCGCGGCGCTGGGCGACCTGGCGCTGCTGTCCTACACGAGCGGGACGTGCACGCCCAAAGGGGTGGAGCTGACCAACGAGAATCTGCTCTCCGCCGTGCGCTCGGTGGTCGCGGCGCTCGACCTGCCGACCGACGGCCTGCGCAACCTGGTGCTCCTGCCGTTGGCGCACGCCAGCGGCTGCGTCGACCAGCTGTTGCCGACCTTCGCCGTCGGCGGCACCGTGGTCCTCACCCGGGACACCCGCGGCATGGCCGAGGCCATCACCGCCGAGCGGATCGACATGGTCTCCGCGACTCCGCGGATCTTCGCGGGCCTGCTGCCCGAACTCGCGGAACTGCGCGCCGAGGGGCTGTGCACCGAGGGCATCGCGCGGATCAGCAAGGCCGGTCACCGGGCCGAACGCGCCGCGTCGCCGGTCGCTCCGGTCGACCTGACGGCCGAACTGCGCGGCGTGTTCCCCGCGGCCCGGCAGTGGTCGGTGTGGGGTGCGACCGAGACCAGCGGCATCGGTCTTGCGGTGGACGACGCCGAGCAGGAAGACTCGCCCGACGCGACAGGGGTGCTCGGATTCCCGTTCGGCGGAACGGAATTGGCGCTCTGGGGCCCGCGCGCGCGGGCGGGGCACGGTGAGTTGCTGTGTCGCGGGCCGAACGTCACGCCGCGCTACTGGAACGATCCCACCACGACCGCGGCGCGATTCACCGGAACGTGGTTCCACACCGGCGATCAGGTGACGATCGATGCCGACGGTTTGGTGCGCAGGGGCGCGGTGCCCGCCGAATGA
- a CDS encoding tyrosine-protein phosphatase, whose amino-acid sequence MTLSPPADQYFLSGTFNFRDTGGLRTHDGAKVRPGVLLRSAQLSGLDDAGHAGLRELGVSVVHDLRGQREIDHIGADRLPADVRLTITPFDSRMAEAPPHEATARTAYAHMLEVYRMFPALPEAHAAIASLAESILRGEGAVLVHCAAGKDRTGWAVATLLRAVGVIEADVQADYLLSNGAVPALRALMTTKLLAGEELSIDLLGVRDEYLDIATASMRELHGDLDGYLAAIGLTPALLARLRDRMLE is encoded by the coding sequence GTGACTCTCTCGCCCCCCGCCGACCAGTACTTCCTCTCCGGCACGTTCAACTTCCGCGACACCGGCGGGCTGCGCACCCACGATGGCGCCAAGGTCCGCCCCGGCGTCCTGCTGCGCTCGGCTCAGCTCAGCGGCCTGGATGACGCGGGCCATGCCGGGCTGCGCGAACTGGGCGTCAGCGTCGTCCACGACCTGCGCGGACAGCGCGAGATCGACCATATCGGCGCCGACCGGCTGCCCGCGGACGTCCGGCTGACCATCACGCCGTTCGACTCCAGGATGGCCGAGGCGCCGCCGCACGAGGCGACCGCGCGGACCGCCTACGCGCACATGCTCGAGGTCTACCGGATGTTCCCGGCGCTGCCGGAGGCGCACGCCGCCATCGCCTCGCTCGCCGAGTCCATCCTGCGTGGCGAAGGCGCCGTGCTGGTGCACTGCGCGGCGGGCAAGGACCGCACCGGCTGGGCCGTCGCGACGCTGCTGCGCGCGGTGGGCGTCATCGAGGCCGACGTCCAGGCCGACTACCTGCTCAGCAACGGCGCCGTCCCGGCGCTGCGCGCCCTCATGACGACGAAACTGCTGGCCGGTGAGGAACTCTCGATCGACCTGCTCGGCGTGCGCGACGAATACCTGGACATCGCCACCGCGTCGATGCGCGAGTTGCACGGCGACCTGGACGGCTATCTCGCCGCCATCGGGCTGACGCCCGCTCTCCTGGCGCGACTGCGCGATCGAATGCTGGAGTGA